A genomic stretch from Deltaproteobacteria bacterium includes:
- a CDS encoding ACP S-malonyltransferase — MPKIAFLFPGQGSQSVGMVRGLAAYPGAVELFQQASRDLELDLFDLCLNGPEEILSQDLYAQVAVHVTNCAYAEQISKSNLTPRLAAGFSLGIFSALVAAGSLSFEQGLEGVRIAAEKMSEEGRFYQGAMAAIIGLSEGEVQAVCQEVTRVFVASINSSHQVVISGEEEAVEKAIQLCVQRGALLAKRLPIGWAIHTPLMERASRAFAQEIKDWQIRPPRFPVLSYLRAEFLKTPEEIKQELSAQFSQPNCWHKVLLRMVEEGIDTFIEVGPGNVLSQMVRWVSRSALTLTAEEVVQKGNTLTL, encoded by the coding sequence ATGCCTAAAATCGCCTTTCTTTTCCCCGGCCAGGGCTCGCAATCCGTAGGTATGGTTCGTGGATTGGCGGCGTATCCCGGGGCCGTGGAATTATTCCAGCAAGCGAGCAGGGACCTTGAATTAGACCTCTTTGATCTATGCCTGAACGGGCCGGAAGAGATTCTTTCCCAAGACCTGTACGCCCAAGTTGCTGTACATGTGACCAACTGTGCGTATGCCGAGCAGATCAGCAAAAGCAATCTTACCCCCCGATTGGCTGCGGGTTTTAGCCTGGGGATCTTCTCCGCTCTGGTCGCGGCCGGGTCCCTCTCCTTCGAACAGGGTCTGGAGGGAGTTAGGATCGCTGCCGAGAAAATGTCCGAAGAAGGAAGATTCTATCAGGGGGCCATGGCGGCAATCATCGGGTTATCCGAAGGGGAGGTGCAGGCTGTTTGCCAGGAGGTGACCCGGGTTTTCGTGGCCTCGATCAACAGTTCCCACCAGGTGGTCATCTCCGGAGAGGAAGAGGCGGTGGAAAAAGCCATTCAACTTTGCGTACAGCGGGGAGCTTTATTGGCCAAACGTCTTCCCATTGGTTGGGCCATCCATACCCCTCTAATGGAACGCGCCTCGCGGGCCTTCGCGCAAGAAATAAAGGATTGGCAAATCCGCCCTCCGCGCTTCCCCGTTCTAAGCTACCTGAGGGCGGAATTTCTGAAAACGCCGGAAGAAATCAAGCAGGAATTAAGCGCTCAATTTTCTCAACCCAATTGTTGGCACAAGGTTCTCCTGCGGATGGTGGAAGAGGGGATCGATACATTCATCGAAGTTGGGCCCGGGAATGTGCTCTCCCAGATGGTTCGCTGGGTGAGTCGTTCAGCTCTGACTCTTACGGCAGAAGAAGTTGTCCAAAAAGGAAATACCTTAACCCTGTAA